A window from Dunckerocampus dactyliophorus isolate RoL2022-P2 chromosome 15, RoL_Ddac_1.1, whole genome shotgun sequence encodes these proteins:
- the znhit1 gene encoding zinc finger HIT domain-containing protein 1 yields MVLDKKTSARVEAGQRRVLDEATRQRRLSRQLDALEKDNFQDDPLSSLPPPGPTARLPAFSETEEPEKKKRKTRGDHFKLRFRKNFTALLEEENLSEKVEPNYLSALAPPSSLPPRHFCCVCGFPSNYTCTTCGGRYCCSKCLSTHRETRCLKWTL; encoded by the exons CTCGGGTGGAGGCGGGCCAACGGAGAGTTCTGGATGAAGCCACCCGTCAGAGGAGGCTGAGCAGGCAGCTTGATGCTTTGGAGAAAGACAACTTCCAG GATGACCCTCTGAGCTCACTCCCACCGCCTGGGCCTACTGCCCGCCTTCCAGCCTTCAGTGAAACAGAGGAGCCAG agaagaagaagaggaagacgcGGGGCGACCACTTCAAGTTGCGCTTCAGGAAAAACTTCACAGCGCTCCTGGAGGAAGAG AACCTGTCAGAGAAGGTGGAGCCAAATTACCTCTCTGCACTTGCCCCCCCCTCCTCGCTTCCTCCCCGacacttttgctgtgtgtgcggATTCCCGTCCAACTACACCTGCACTACCTGTGGGGGGCGCTACTGCTGCAGCAAGTGCTTGAGCACCCACAGAGAGACCAG GTGCTTGAAGTGGACGCTGTGA